Proteins from a genomic interval of Gossypium hirsutum isolate 1008001.06 chromosome A09, Gossypium_hirsutum_v2.1, whole genome shotgun sequence:
- the LOC107942235 gene encoding uncharacterized protein, with protein sequence MARWQILLSEFDIVYVNQKAVKKSAIADFLASRALEDYEPLNFDFLNKDLICVATTEEGALEELPWKLNFDGASNAVGNGIGAVLACIMGVRAAIEHKIKMLEVYGDSALVIYQLKGEWETRDPKLIDYRKLVLDLVKEFDDITFHYLPRDENQMSDALVTLASLIKVNKQEDVKPIRMGIYETPAHCYNIEEEEEKDDHPWYHDILQYVRNREYSDQESKNDKRTLRRLAINYVIDREILYKRRKDQVLLRCVDTVEAKKILEEVYEGKDFRGKWMPNWEEPYVVKKTFSGGVLILAKMDGRNLPNPVNSGSVKKYFT encoded by the exons atggcccgatggcagattTTGCtttctgaattcgacatagtctatgtgaaccagaaagcgGTAAAAAaaagtgcaatagcagatttccTGGCTAGTAGAGCTTTGGAAGACTACGAGCCTTTGAACTTCGACTTTCTGAATAAAGACCTAATATGTGTTGCTACCACTGAAGAAGGTGCTCTAGAAGAACTTCCTTGGAAATTGAACTTCGACGGGGCATCAAATGCTGTGGGCAATGGAATCGGGGccgtcttg GCGTGCATCATGGGAgtccgtgcagccatagaacaCAAGATTAAAATGCTAGAGGTGTATGGAGATTCtgcgctagtgatttatcaactcaagggaGAATGGGAAACCAGAGACCCCAAGTTAATCGATTATCGGAAGCTGGTCCTGGATTtggttaaagagtttgatgatattaccTTCCACTACCTTccacgagatgaaaatcagatgaGTGATGCTTTGGTTACCTTAGCCTCCCtgatcaaggtgaacaaacaagaagatgtcAAACCCATCCGGATGGGCATTTATGAAACTCCAGCTCACTGTTATAAtattgaagaggaagaagaaaaagatgatcacccttggtatcatgATATATTGCAATACGTGAGGAATCGTGAATACTCCGACCAGGAAAGTAAAAATGACAAAAGGACGCTGAGAAGATTGGCCATCAACTATGTCATAGAtagggagatcctatacaaaagaagaaaggatcaagtgctaTTAAGATGCGTCGACACtgtagaggctaagaaaatcttggaagaagtctaTGAGGGC AAGGATTttcgagggaaatggatgcctaaTTGGGAAGAACCTTACGTGGTGAAGAAAACTTTCTCCGGAGGAGTATTGATTCTAGCTAAGATGGATGGTAGAAACTTGCCCAATCCAGTAAACTCGGGTTCGGTCAAGAAGTATTTTACCTGA
- the LOC121206056 gene encoding tropomyosin-like, which produces MVTLEYNEWFKKRVNDNIPRPSLENARPIEEQLRVALSELEIIKQDFEKKSLELGKKIEQLEEEKMHLRLDADVQRSEAEKWRKGKTKAEEDLDSLKTDYKKLRLSMRTAGLGKTSEQWRHEIQEEKANTDRWERKFREAQTRNEDLENSLSKSRNERGELRAKVAELEKSLHQYRNRNTAMELRASLSKIEEMKGKIEELEASLQNCEMRIQFFEANKDRWKEQLHHAQDQVRNRDYLMREAIAQIREVADYLQTLVVQANTLSVKYELELDRRQELARCLEKLGL; this is translated from the coding sequence ATGGTAACGCTTGAGTATAACGAGTGGTTTAAGAAGAGGGTTAATGATAATATTCCTAGGCCAAGCTTGGAGAATGCTCGACCTATCGAAGAACAATTACGAGTCGCCCTATCAGAATTGGAAATTATAAAACAAGACTTCGAGAAGAAGAGTTTGGAGCTTGGGAAGAAGATCGAACAATTGGAGGAAGAGAAGATGCACTTAAGGTTAGATGCTGATGTTCAGAGGTCAGAGGCTGAGAAGtggagaaaaggaaaaactaaggcCGAAGAAGATCTAGACAGCTTGAAGACGGACTACAAGAAGCTACGCCTATCTATGAGGACTGCAGGTTTAGGTAAGACTTCCGAACAATGGCGCCATGAAATTCAAGAAGAAAAAGCCAATACCGACCGGTGGGAAAGAAAATTCCGAGAAGCTCAGACACGAAACGAAGATTTGGAGAATAGTCTGTCGAAGAGCAGAAATGAGCGaggtgaattaagggctaaagtgGCAGAACTTGAGAAGTCTCTGCATCAGTACCGAAACCGCAACACTGCAATGGAATTGAgagcaagcttgagcaagatagaagaaatgaaaggaaaaatagaagagtTAGAGGCGTCACTGCAAAACTGTGAGATGCGGATCCAGTTTTTCGAGGCAAACAAAGATCGTTGGAAAGAACAGCTTCACCATGCGCAAGACCAAGTTAGAAATAGAGATTACCTTATGAGGGAAGCCATAGCCCAGATTCGGGAGGTAGCAGACTACTTGCAAACTTTAGTGGTTCAGGCGAACACACTGAGCGTGAAGTATGAGTTGGAATTGGATCGCAGACAAGAGCTAGCCCGTTGTTTAGAAAAATTAGGACTTTGA
- the LOC107942236 gene encoding probable disease resistance protein At5g63020, whose translation MEALAVQAGGQGVGSLVTPAVEGGKSIFNCLRHKYAYVNNIRENFDKLVKEEVYLSNVDADVKTKLERNKLTKEKTNRCETWLNEVENMKQEIENLKVDYKNTSSYFCGLCPFPSLLKLGKRIVKKTTEVVELRNQLGQITTMHEKPPAPPVPVIEKHARKKSDVPSFDSHVETLAEWLEDENLKRICIWGPPGVGKTKIMGMLHDRVGKSGKFDIIFWVNVTAEGRIRDILDEIWKRLDMKVDGNYGADQRANMISEELKDKSYVLFLDLDDIVSEIDLRKVGIHDEHGHGKVVFACRYKNNNICGGTDEEMNVQRLSDEDAESFFWEIVGSDLKSNPDIKPVAKHIIKECGGMPLLIKLIGNRLAKVDDPAIWRDLLSQLRSPTMEPQEPLEEVYKAFKLVYEKLSEEMKPCLLYWAVFPAGYEIFRDHIIDCWRAEQFFSSQRKLPRTRDRGHAILDEFVRKSLLEKGRKWGHFKMYEYFQRVALRIANLEKNFNFFVTEDENIIDEEWERARRVSLIRVRLSTLPKRPQCCGILTLLLQESCLAEFPREFFGYMCGLQVLNLHEIRITSLPSSICSLTNLKGLFINNCSQLVQLPSQIGDLQHLEILDIRQTGLYSLPVEIGELFNLKCLRVSFTEDVGKYNHVEEVKPMIPSNVIARLSKLEELSIDVSHSSSRYQNAAEIVREISELEELTTLCFFFPKLASFNSFIRNSKSWKGSNTISAGNSFRSFNIVVGCRRNNPASEFRVFECSAEKHLRFYAGNEFPNAILEVLKQAKALELIGHQTATSLSGFRADNLQGVEACIVEECNQMENIIDRDQTSIAFQDDDNMGVEFERLKSLHICNLPKLKGIWRGSIESKSLCSLTSLSLKGCNSIGVLFSQGMIIRLSQLEKLEVKDCCVLKEIIEDGSIVESHSFPKLKYLQLHDLPELCSISHISLQWPSLETVLIKPCMKLRNLPHTIKNASKLKTIHCTEDWWNQQDWPHDTNKDDFKNFLSFI comes from the coding sequence ATGGAAGCACTGGCGGTGCAAGCTGGTGGACAAGGTGTTGGTTCACTGGTTACACCTGCGGTTGAAGGTGGAAAGAGTATTTTCAACTGTTTGCGGCACAAATATGCCTACGTGAACAATATACGAGAGAATTTTGACAAGCTTGTGAAGGAGGAAGTATATTTGTCTAATGTGGATGCGGATGTTAAAACAAAGTTGGAGAGAAAcaaattaacaaaagaaaaaacgAACAGATGTGAAACCTGGCTCAATGAGGTCGAAAATATGAAACAGGAGATTGAAAACCTTAAGGTTGACTACAAAAACACCAGCTCGTATTTTTGCGGACTATGTCCATTTCCGAGTTTGCTAAAGCTTGGCAAGCGTATTGTGAAGAAGACAACAGAGGTAGTTGAGCTGAGGAATCAATTAGGTCAAATAACTACAATGCATGAGAAGCCACCGGCACCACCAGTTCCTGTTATAGAGAAGCATGCTCGGAAAAAAAGTGATGTGCCATCATTTGATTCTCATGTAGAAACACTGGCAGAGTGGCTAGAGGATGAGAACTTGAAAAGAATCTGCATATGGGGACCTCCGGGTGTAGGGAAGACCAAGATAATGGGAATGTTGCATGACAGGGTTGGTAAATCTGGTAAATTTGACATCATCTTTTGGGTGAATGTAACAGCCGAAGGGAGAATAAGAGACATACTGGATGAAATATGGAAGCGTTTAGATATGAAAGTAGACGGCAACTATGGTGCTGATCAAAGAGCAAACATGATATCCGAAGAGCTAAAGGACAAGAGCTATGTATTGTTTCTTGATCTTGATGATATTGTCTCAGAGATTGATCTTAGAAAAGTTGGAATTCATGATGAACACGGGCATGGAAAAGTGGTGTTTGCTTGCAGATACAAGAACAACAATATCTGCGGAGGCACAGATGAAGAGATGAATGTGCAGAGATTATCGGACGAGGATGCTGAAAGCTTTTTTTGGGAAATAGTTGGTTCTGATCTTAAGAGTAATCCCGATATCAAGCCAGTTGCGAAACACATCATCAAAGAATGTGGTGGCATGCCGCTCTTGATCAAGTTAATCGGCAATAGATTGGCAAAAGTGGATGACCCTGCGATATGGCGAGATTTGTTGTCCCAATTAAGGTCACCGACAATGGAACCACAAGAACCACTGGAAGAAGTTTACAAGGCTTTTAAACTTGTTTATGAAAAACTATCAGAAGAGATGAAGCCTTGTTTGCTGTATTGGGCAGTGTTTCCTGCCGGTTACGAAATTTTTCGAGACCATATAATTGATTGTTGGAGAGCGGAGCAGTTCTTTTCAAGCCAAAGAAAACTTCCTAGGACACGTGACAGGGGGCATGCAATATTAGATGAATTTGTGAGGAAGTCTTTACTAGAAAAGGGAAGAAAATGGGGGCATTTCAAGATGTATGAATATTTTCAACGGGTGGCATTAAGGATAGCAAATCTTGAAAAGaacttcaatttttttgttaCCGAGGATGAAAACATTATAGACGAAGAGTGGGAACGTGCAAGGAGAGTGTCACTTATTCGGGTTCGCCTATCTACTCTACCAAAAAGACCCCAATGTTGTGGGATCTTGACATTGTTACTGCAGGAGAgttgcttggccgaatttccaagGGAATTCTTCGGCTATATGTGTGGCCTTCAAGTTCTGAACTTGCATGAAATACGAATCACTTCACTTCCATCATCGATATGCAGCTTAACAAATCTGAAAGGGCTGTTTATAAACAACTGTAGTCAATTAGTACAGCTTCCTTCTCAGATCGGGGATCTCCAGCATCTAGAAATCCTTGATATACGTCAGACCGGTCTCTATAGTTTGCCCGTAGAGATTGGAGAATTGTTCAATCTAAAATGTTTGAGAGTTTCATTCACAGAAGATGTTGGCAAGTACAACCATGTCGAAGAAGTGAAGCCGATGATTCCTTCTAACGTGATTGCAAGGCTTTCTAAGTTAGAAGAACTAAGCATTGATGTGAGCCATAGTAGCAGCAGATATCAAAATGCAGCCGAAATTGTCCGTGAAATTTCTGAGTTGGAAGAGTTAAccacactttgtttcttcttcccCAAGTTGGCATCTTTCAACTCTTTCATCCGGAATAGCAAATCATGGAAAGGAAGCAATACAATTTCAGCAGGCAATAGCTTCAGATCATTCAACATCGTTGTTGGTTGCCGGAGAAACAATCCTGCTTCTGAATTTAGAGTCTTCGAATGTTCAGCCGAGAAGCATCTGAGGTTTTATGCAGGAAACGAATTTCCGAATGCTATTTTAGAGGTACTAAAGCAAGCCAAAGCGCTCGAACTGATCGGTCACCAAACTGCTACCAGTTTATCAGGCTTCAGAGCTGATAACTTGCAAGGAGTGGAAGCATGTATTGTCGAGGAATGTAACCAGATGGAGAACATCATAGATAGAGACCAAACAAGTATTGCATTTCAAGATGATGACAACATGGGTGTTGAATTCGAACGCTTGAAAAGCCTACACATTTGCAATCTCCCGAAACTAAAAGGTATCTGGCGGGGCTCGATTGAATCTAAAAGCCTCTGTAGCCTTACATCTCTCTCGTTAAAAGGATGCAACAGCATAGGAGTGCTTTTTTCACAGGGAATGATCATACGACTCTCTCAGCTAGAAAAGCTGGAGGTGAAGGACTGCTGCGTCTTGAAGGAGATTATTGAAGATGGAAGTATAGTCGAATCCCACTCCTTTCCCAAGTTGAAGTATTTGCAGCTCCATGACTTGCCGGAATTATGCTCCATTTCTCATATCTCCTTGCAATGGCCTTCCTTGGAGACAGTATTGATCAAGCCATGCATGAAGCTAAGAAATTTACCACATACAATTAAAAACGCATCAAAACTAAAAACGATTCACTGCACAGAAGATTGGTGGAATCAACAGGATTGGCCACATGACACTAATAAAGATGATTTCAAAAACTTTCTCAGTTTCATATGA